The following are from one region of the bacterium genome:
- a CDS encoding sugar ABC transporter permease, whose amino-acid sequence MKLTQHQTLWFYLMILPSLVGFGLFTFGPMVYSFYLSFTKYNVVTPPKFIGLKNYLYLLTMDPGFWPSVKVTFIYAIVSVPLHIVISLSIALLLSANIRCIGLFRTIYFLPSLLPATASGILWIWIFNPNYGLLNKILATVGIEGPAWTLSTTWALPALIIMGLWGFGGGMIIFLAGLRNIPRTFYEAAEMDGANLFQKFINITFPMLSPVIFFNFVMGLIGAMKVFDQAYVFGAAGPGPGGPARATLFYVLYLYQKAFGHFHMGLGCAMAWMLFVAIVILTYCNFKLSKKWVFYSGE is encoded by the coding sequence ATGAAATTAACTCAACATCAGACACTTTGGTTTTATCTCATGATTTTACCGAGCTTGGTTGGTTTTGGATTATTTACATTCGGGCCCATGGTATATTCGTTTTATTTAAGTTTTACGAAATATAATGTAGTTACGCCACCGAAATTCATTGGGTTAAAAAATTATCTCTATCTCCTAACGATGGATCCGGGGTTCTGGCCTTCAGTGAAAGTGACATTCATTTATGCAATAGTGAGTGTTCCCTTGCATATTGTTATTTCCTTATCTATAGCGCTATTACTCAGTGCAAATATTCGATGCATTGGATTATTCCGAACCATCTATTTTCTTCCTTCGTTATTACCCGCGACAGCGTCTGGAATCCTCTGGATATGGATATTCAATCCGAATTACGGTTTATTAAATAAAATATTAGCCACGGTCGGTATTGAAGGTCCGGCATGGACATTATCGACCACTTGGGCATTACCGGCTTTGATTATAATGGGACTCTGGGGATTTGGTGGCGGAATGATAATTTTTCTCGCCGGATTACGTAACATTCCCAGAACTTTTTATGAAGCTGCTGAAATGGATGGTGCTAATCTATTTCAGAAATTTATCAATATAACATTTCCAATGCTGTCGCCGGTCATCTTTTTTAATTTCGTTATGGGGTTAATAGGTGCTATGAAAGTATTTGACCAGGCTTATGTGTTTGGTGCAGCTGGTCCTGGACCAGGGGGACCCGCTAGAGCGACATTATTCTATGTACTTTATTTGTATCAAAAAGCATTCGGTCATTTTCATATGGGGTTAGGTTGTGCTATGGCGTGGATGCTTTTTGTGGCCATCGTTATATTAACCTATTGCAATTTTAAATTATCGAAAAAATGGGTTTTTTATAGTGGTGAATAA
- a CDS encoding sugar ABC transporter substrate-binding protein → MGKIRTLIRSVQIIIVSVCIVLFLVTCGSNRLSQQEKDSKVIITWMVGVDFYKPMYEELISRFEQLYPNIQVEMMWVPGTQYQTKLKTLIAANQAPDIIYTGDVWVAYLLPYLADITDYITRDAGEMDLEDIYPEILHACQWNGRFYFVPRWFNVSLLYYNKKIFREAGVPYPTSAWTWNDYITAAQKLTKIGKDGKVEIWGSNIMTGWWGEWLIFVRQAGGEMFNETVTKCTLDTQEAIQGIRFYYDKIYTYKISPKPGYGPDKGFASNKLAMDYGGHTGLWLIYNKFPELEWDIEILPKGPKTRTGGELALDAVGMSKTTKHPEEVWQFLKFICSKESIRRHAQEGFIPIRKSVAQEFFFRKNRTENPQNIQALYEQLKYCKQIPKLPDYIELASDVIQPDIDRMLIEQIEPEKICKKITNSTNKFLETIGSK, encoded by the coding sequence ATGGGGAAAATACGAACCTTAATTCGTAGCGTTCAAATAATTATTGTTAGTGTATGTATTGTTCTTTTTCTAGTTACTTGCGGGAGTAATCGTTTATCTCAGCAGGAGAAAGACAGTAAAGTTATCATAACCTGGATGGTGGGAGTTGATTTTTATAAACCGATGTACGAAGAGTTGATTTCCCGATTTGAACAGCTATATCCCAATATTCAAGTTGAGATGATGTGGGTACCGGGGACCCAGTATCAAACGAAATTAAAAACATTAATTGCTGCGAATCAGGCACCAGATATCATTTATACCGGCGATGTTTGGGTGGCATATTTATTGCCATACCTAGCTGATATCACCGATTATATTACTCGAGATGCAGGAGAAATGGATCTCGAAGATATTTATCCAGAGATTCTCCATGCATGTCAGTGGAATGGCAGGTTTTACTTTGTTCCGCGATGGTTTAATGTTTCCTTACTCTATTATAATAAAAAAATATTTCGCGAAGCAGGGGTTCCTTATCCGACATCAGCATGGACCTGGAACGATTATATTACCGCAGCGCAAAAATTGACCAAAATTGGGAAAGATGGTAAAGTTGAAATTTGGGGCAGTAATATTATGACCGGCTGGTGGGGTGAATGGTTGATATTTGTTCGGCAAGCTGGTGGAGAAATGTTTAACGAAACTGTCACAAAATGTACCTTGGATACCCAGGAGGCAATTCAAGGAATAAGATTTTATTATGATAAAATTTATACCTATAAAATTTCGCCGAAACCGGGATATGGGCCAGATAAAGGATTTGCGAGTAATAAACTTGCTATGGATTATGGCGGACATACCGGATTATGGTTAATTTATAATAAATTTCCGGAATTGGAATGGGACATAGAGATTTTACCGAAAGGACCAAAAACACGAACTGGTGGCGAACTCGCATTAGATGCAGTAGGTATGTCGAAAACAACAAAACATCCAGAAGAAGTATGGCAATTTTTAAAATTTATCTGTTCTAAAGAAAGTATTCGTCGCCATGCACAAGAAGGGTTTATTCCGATCCGTAAATCGGTAGCACAAGAGTTTTTCTTTCGGAAAAATCGAACAGAAAATCCACAAAATATTCAAGCTTTATATGAACAACTAAAATATTGTAAACAGATTCCGAAGTTACCGGACTATATAGAATTAGCGTCCGATGTGATCCAGCCGGATATCGACCGCATGCTGATTGAACAAATAGAACCAGAAAAGATATGTAAAAAGATAACGAATTCAACGAATAAATTTTTAGAAACGATTGGCAGTAAATAG
- a CDS encoding carbohydrate ABC transporter permease, translating into MVHKKNIATFSIYLVLVIGSIVMILPLTWMVLTSLKSFQEILISPEKWIPERLQWHNYVEALTTFDFLLYLKNSLFVTTMIIAGTLISTSLSAYAFACLYARWGNVIFGILLSTIMLPGQITIIPVFQLFVKLGWINTYYPLIVPAWLGTNAFSIFLLRQFFKTIPKDYIDAGRIDGASEVRILWDVFIPLSKPALLTITVFTFIGSWNDLWSPLIFIHKEKLYTLPIALINFIGITGHVQGTPWHLIMAVSTVMMIPIIVLFFIAQRKFIEGISMTGLKA; encoded by the coding sequence ATGGTTCATAAGAAAAATATCGCAACGTTCAGTATTTATTTGGTTTTAGTTATCGGTTCGATAGTTATGATATTGCCGTTAACCTGGATGGTTTTAACGTCACTAAAATCATTTCAGGAAATATTGATATCACCAGAAAAATGGATTCCAGAACGATTGCAATGGCATAATTATGTAGAAGCACTCACTACATTTGATTTTTTACTTTATCTAAAAAATTCTTTGTTTGTAACCACGATGATTATTGCTGGCACATTAATATCAACCAGTTTATCTGCATACGCTTTTGCATGTCTTTATGCGAGATGGGGAAATGTAATCTTTGGGATCCTATTAAGCACCATCATGTTACCAGGGCAAATAACGATAATTCCAGTGTTTCAACTTTTTGTGAAATTAGGATGGATTAATACGTATTACCCATTAATTGTCCCAGCATGGTTAGGAACTAATGCGTTTAGTATTTTCCTTCTCCGACAATTTTTTAAAACTATTCCCAAAGATTATATTGACGCAGGTAGAATTGATGGCGCATCGGAGGTGCGAATTTTATGGGATGTATTTATTCCTTTATCCAAACCAGCGTTGTTAACGATAACGGTATTTACTTTTATCGGTTCTTGGAACGATTTGTGGAGCCCATTAATCTTTATCCACAAAGAAAAATTATATACATTACCAATTGCGTTAATTAATTTTATAGGCATTACTGGACATGTACAAGGAACTCCTTGGCATTTGATTATGGCGGTTTCAACCGTAATGATGATTCCGATTATTGTACTTTTTTTCATAGCACAAAGGAAGTTTATTGAAGGCATTAGTATGACAGGATTGAAAGCATGA